One region of Aurantimonas sp. HBX-1 genomic DNA includes:
- a CDS encoding YafY family protein, protein MARSDRLFRLLQAMRTMSAPITGARLAEATEVSLRSLYRDIDALRAAGARIEGERGYGYRLIEDYALPPQTFERAEIEAIALGMAEVASMGDPVLAEAAASVLAKVAATLPDDREQYLLHAISQVFRPTPRYEATPHTEIVRDACWREEALRIGYADKDDADTERVILPLSIVYTEKVQTVLAWCCLREDFRMFRTDRLRSAAFTGSSFRPRRATLLRNYLAELKRRPSRPDVSA, encoded by the coding sequence ATGGCACGCTCGGATCGCCTGTTCCGCCTGCTCCAGGCGATGCGCACCATGTCCGCCCCGATCACCGGGGCGCGTCTGGCGGAAGCGACCGAGGTCTCGCTGCGCTCGCTCTACCGCGACATCGACGCGCTTCGCGCGGCGGGAGCCCGGATCGAGGGCGAGCGGGGCTATGGCTACAGGCTGATCGAGGACTACGCGCTTCCGCCACAGACCTTCGAGCGTGCCGAGATCGAGGCGATCGCGCTCGGAATGGCGGAGGTCGCCAGCATGGGCGACCCGGTGCTTGCCGAGGCAGCGGCGTCGGTCCTCGCCAAGGTCGCCGCCACGCTGCCGGACGACCGCGAGCAGTACCTCCTGCACGCGATCTCCCAAGTCTTCCGGCCGACGCCGCGCTACGAGGCGACGCCTCACACGGAGATCGTGCGCGACGCGTGCTGGCGGGAGGAGGCGCTCCGGATCGGCTATGCCGACAAGGACGACGCGGACACCGAACGCGTGATCCTGCCGCTCTCGATTGTCTACACGGAAAAGGTCCAGACCGTGCTCGCCTGGTGCTGCCTGCGCGAAGACTTCCGCATGTTCCGTACCGACCGCCTCCGGAGCGCCGCCTTTACCGGGTCGAGCTTTCGGCCGCGTCGCGCTACGCTCCTTCGGAACTATCTGGCGGAACTGAAGCGGCGCCCTTCGCGACCGGACGTGAGCGCCTAA